Part of the Diprion similis isolate iyDipSimi1 chromosome 10, iyDipSimi1.1, whole genome shotgun sequence genome, CATCGTCGATTTACACGGGATcgttaaaaacatttttcaaactgtaaTATCGCGTCAATCATTTATAAACCCGGAAATTTAGAGGTTTCTAATATTGACGAACCgtcaatttatattatacgatgGAAAATCCAGCCACTTAATATTAGAATTCCATTCAgggttttttttccccccctgGTAGCTCTAATACACGATATTGTAAAACGAGTTCGATATATCGGTACATTaaaattgaacgatttttaaatcatttaaaCGTTCTATTCCGAAGAACCAATCCAATCCTTCGAATAATTGAGGACATACTTCAATATTGcgcaattataataaattcagtGCTatgttgaattatttatctgttcgttttttctttctttcatgttctttgttttttttttttttttttttttcttctctttttatctTCAGCACAAAATCaagtatatatgatatatcgtgtaaagagaagaagaagaaaaaattgacacaGATTATTTCTTTACAGTTTTAGGAAgtacgaaatttatttttctatctttttattaggattttacaaaaaaattctgtgccggaaaatttctcgttgaTGAGGGATtcagaacaaaagaaaaaaaaatttgaaacctcTTAATTGTTGAGCTTctttgtggtaaaaaaaaaaaaaaaaatttgacactaCGAATTTGCTCGTCACTTAATTTAAGGGGTATTGTAGATATATggtaatatgcatatatatgtatatataacggaATGACCAAGCTATTTTATAAACGGGACGATTTTCTCTCCCTATTTTCATtggattaattttcttttttttttttcttttttttttctctgttcttTGCGGCTTCGATTTTAGGCGGTGTATCCGCGAGTCGGCAGAGTCTGCAGACACGACAAAGGCGGACCCCATGCTTTTAGCGACAGATGGACGAGCTTCCTAAAAGCCAGACTGAACTGCTCGGTCCCCGGCGACTATCCCTTCTACTTCAACGAGATACGTGAGTACATGATCCTTTCATATACAAACTTATTCGTGTCGATATGTTCAAAACCATATATTACGTAGGCGCACCttaatataacatatatgtatgcagcATGGCACCCTTAATAAAGGGTAAAACACCGTTTGGAAGTAGGGCCGAAAATTAgccgctctttttttttttttttcttttttttttcttattttgtaagagagagagagagagaatatttttcaaatcgaaatgaaatttttgctaaattttcgcgtaaagtttttttttttttttttttttttttttcacgttcaacgattaattgattttatcAACGAGTCGTGTGTCAGATTTCATCAAACTCGTTGGAATATAGTTTTTGAGAaagagtttcaaaaaaaaaaaaaaaaaaacgcggttAATGTTCAaacaacaaaatgaaaacttcTTGGCGATACTGATTTAATTTGTTGTTACTGTTCTGGCCGGGTTTTTCGGTTTCTTTGCGTTCGTAAACGCTGATgattcgttaaaaatcattatctCGTTACTACAAGAGACGACAACTGACGGCGTCATATATGCATAATATCTAATTACACATGCGGCCGGATGGGGACTGTCGATCATTCTGCCGGCACCATCTGCTCGTAAGAGAGACagggagacagagagaggCTTATACCGTCGGAAAATCCCACCCCCCAAAAGTCATCACGCAGTTTTATTATCCGTTTGTTAATTTCATGAATTATTCAACGGTGTGATTATACCCCGTTTATTCAATCGTCGTTACAGATCCTCCAATTCATTCAACCGGTAATTTCGCTGTAACGACTCATCCgtccattcattcatttattctatTCGTTTACTTTCTTTATGCGCGTTGAAGATCCCTTTTATAACTAACAAAACCAACACTTGCTACCTAACTCTATTTTGGTAGTAATTCGTTGTTTCGTTTGATTTCGATTTTCCACGGAGCTGTTTGATATTTCGAAAAGTTGCATGgaatttgataattattttgtaacaaGTTAGCGCGACAAGTCGAGGAATTTGATTTAAGAAATGTGTccttatataaaaaaaaaaaagaacattcATCTTACCGATCAAACAGTAACAACGAAATCAATggacaaaattttgttcaaagacagtaaaaataatacgaataaaaacgaatattatgaattttctgtataaaatATGTCTAACCTACAGCTAATGgcgggctcctagggacattttctgacagtcacGATTAGCATTgcgtcggctgctcaatcaggcggtaactgtgtatcaataaaattcgaatgacCTGAACAAcagtcagaaaatgtccctaggaaccTACAGCTAATAgcgggctcctagggacattttctgacagtcacGATTAGCATTgcgtcggctgctcaatcaggcgatAGCTGtctgtaaataaaattcgaacgacttgacgcacgcaCATAAAatgcgcactttcctcatggacacacggtatatagTTGAACCGTGAAAAATACGTGAGAATTTTGTCTGGGACAAGAATACGAATTTTGCAGACAGCGCGTGTCCCAGCCGACCCTCTAATTTCACGTCGATGCAGCCTTTCCAAACGCAAACGGCGGCGAGGGGTCGTAAATTATCATGAAAACTTTCAATGTTCATTCATTACGTTCGGGTTCCGGCATAGAGCATTCAGAAACAGTATAACAGAAGTCGACAGTCGAGTTGCAGAAAGTCGGGAATAAGCCCGAGCCCATCACTTCCTTCGGTGTTTACCTAGCTAGAATCAGACTCGCTAATCTTCCTTTCGAATAGCGCGGCACGTTCTCCTGCCGGAATTCGGATTTCAGTGTATTTTCTGCCATCCTATATAGAATCCCGGATTTTTCGTAAGCCACGTAGCcgtgcgtattttttttcttcttttccttctcatTCTTCTCTTCGCCGATTTAGTTCAGTGGAAGAGTATTagaaaaagaacaacaaaaaataactgaaattgGAATTTCTAGATAtcaccattttcattttctaatagTCAGGGAGGATCATTTGTAGTCTAAATCCAGAATTTTGATCAGTTTTTTCGGCAGCTTCGGtcgccatcttggatttatGATATAAGTCGGAAAATATTgatcacagaaaaaaaattgtcatgaTGCACGTTTTCGACGTACTCGTTTTCCCAACTGAGTGCGCAAAATTCAACTTTACGTACCGAAATGAGTGCGCAGAGTAGGACATTCCCGCACTAGTGCGGAAACTAAATCTAAGTATCTAATTACACTGCAAGACAAGATATTTCGATTCCATTCCCGCACTAGTGCAGGAACGTACTATTTTGCGCACTTGTTTGGGTACGCAAAATCGAACTTTTCGCACTCAGTCGGgaagaattaaatttcctacaagtttAATTGTAACCATTTTtagtaaaaagttgaaaatgggtgagttattcaacaaaaataaattcccccataaattcaagatggcagcTGAAGATGCCATAAATTCCGGTCGAAATTCTGTATTTAAACTGTCAATATTCTATtccattatatttttttctatttccgtaTACCTGCACTCTTATTCTATACGCGTCTCGTGTGGTCCGCGTTGATCGACCGAACGAAAGGATCGAACTCATTTCCATTGTTCCCGGTATTTACCGCCGTTAAACCGGCCGTGAATTTCATCTAGGGATGTTAAAAGAGCCAAGGATTTCCGGGAAAGAGGGAATCGAGAACCGAACGATGCGATTGAGCGAAAATAAATCTTTCGGATGATGAATAGTTCGCCAATTGTCCATATAGCCGTAATTTAGGACCGAAACGGGATTCTTGACTTCCCTTATTAACCCGTTTCATTTGCAGTATTACGGGAATTTGCTAATATCACTTCAAATAACCGCCGTTCCTTTCATTTATCACGAAATTCTTGCCGCAGCGCGgccgaggaaagaaaaaaaataaataatccgaTTTGAACACATCGAAAAATGTGTATCCAATCGCAACGTCAAGTCGTACGAATTTATACAACCAAGTAAAACTGACTGAATTCTAGAATacataatgtataaaaattcatttcaaagaGACATTTTTCTGAGTCAACAATCTGCAAgtcgtggaaatttttcaaacaaaaatgttGAGCGTTACAAATTGTGGACTGAGCCTCAAAGCCGTCACGGTAGGTACCTAAAAGAGTGAAGGGAGATTGAAAATCGTGACTTGAATGAggagaaattgattttagGAATTGAGTCGacataagaagaagaagaagaagaagaagaaggaaaaagcgAGTATTCAAAGTGATTAACCTGGGAAAAAGCCCGCTGGCACTCTAATTTGAGCTAATGAAAATGGCTAGCCCAAAAACCAATTGAACAATGCGACTTCTGTGCCTGATAGAAATTATTCGAAGCTCTCGTTGCAAGTCCAGACTCACTCCGGACTCCAGCGACTCGTGTTTGACGTCAAAATGATGCTGTAATATCGTGTAAACACCGGGTGTGCCCTGTTCTTCGTCATCTTGGGATGTAAACTTTGGCTGGTGGCTGGCGGACTTAGCCAACTTCACAAATAAGACCGCTGCTCCACGGCTTTTAGCTCCGGAGCAAGCAAAGACGGCTGGCTTGCAAGCTCGCCGTTATATACGCGAAACTCACCCGCTTGGAATATCCGCTTTATGCCCATGCAGTAGGTAAAACACTCGACATACGAGGGTGGAAAGACGTGGCGAAAATCCTGGCGCATGGATGCATCCGACTTTACTTCCCTCCTGAGCTGCGgtatggaaaagaaaattggttTATCCAGCCAGGCGAATCGCGCAGGGTAAATACACGCGCTGCGCGTCATTTTCCTTTACCAGCTGCGGGAGAAAaagattcttcaaattttaataccaCGTAAGAGAAGTCACTCTTGGCTGGTTTTTGATGCTTGGAAAGACCAATTGGTTACGGTAGTAGGTACGTTGTGAAATGGGAACATTTTATTGGCCACTTTTTAGTCAAGTGGTAAGTTAAACAGGTCGCTTAGGTCACTTTAATTGTCAAATGAATACTGAGACTAACCATTTTTGAATCTAAGTAACCCAAAGCAGTTGTCCCAAAAAggagaaatatttcaggatcCTTTCTGCCGTTCACTTTCTCGAATCACCCAATTGCATGTAGGAATTTATATCCCTGAGATTGAGATctcaatattgaaataatcatCCTTCGGGAATGTAAATTTTACGGTAAAGGATAAACTCACGTCTTCCACCAAAAAGACCATCATGATCAATTGGAGGTCGAGGACATTGAGGACTGTGTTACCGCAGCAGGTTTTAAATCAATCCGTGAAAGTGGATAGAAACATGGTTCTCGatacatgtgtatgtatatattgtatatgcagtatacatatatatatatatatatatatacagagtgACATCTGAAAGGGAACGTAGGAAGAGGAGTAATCAGAACGATGGACGAtcgagaggagaagagaagagaagagaagagaagagaagagaagagaagagaagagagacgTACAGAATCGCGTCGCCTAGACGACAGTTGCAACCCAGCGTGATTTGGCAGAGGCCCATACGCCACCGTTTTGTCTACCCTCAGTCCTGGCTCTTGGCCAAATCCGGAGAATTATATAGGTTGGCACACGTACGTCGGCCTCGGCAATATCCCGCCACTGCTGCAGGGTACATTTAACGACGGTACCTGCCCACCTGCCAACACATCACCGACCATCCGCGTCCAGCTTTCCCATCGGATATAATTCTTCGATTCGGGATCACCATCCCTTGTTTATTCatggatttattttcatccacgATTTTCCTTTTCCACCTTATCGCCCTTTTATAGAGACGCAATCTGTAAGTTCCTACTGATTCAAGTTCCTTTCCACATTTGGTGATGATTATCTGCTGGTGACATCGTTCTTCTTCAGACCATCGACGAGTAACATAGGTAGGTCAGGTGATGCTGATGGATTGGTTAGTCCAGGTTTCCAGCAATGGACTGCGAATGATTTTGATGCAAGTGTATCAGGTGATGAGTACAAAGCTTCTGAAGCTTACCCGAAACTCATCCTACCAATAAATAATTCACCGCAAACACGATGAATCGTTCTTCGTGTTCAAAATTATTTGGTTATAGACAGTTTTCAGTACCGCAATTTCGCAAAGAGCTTTGACAGAGTTATTCCGAGAGAAGGTTGGAAGCTCTTTGCTTTCGAATATGCGGGGGTTATTTTTAACAACGTGGTTGAAATGGCCCGTTCGGATAATGCAAGACTGGCAAGTTTTCGGTAACGTTCCTTCACCATTTGAATGTCCAACTTTATTGCAGAATCTACAAGCGACGTGACGGAGGGTATTTATGCCGGAGAACAGACTCAGCTGATTTACGGCGTCTTTACAACCCCCGTGAATTCGATCGGTGGATCGGCAGTCTGCGCGTTCACCATGCGAAGTGTCCTAGAGGTCTTCCAGGGCGCCTTCAAGGAGCAAGAGACCATCAACAGCAATTGGCTCCGCGTTGTTCCAGAAAAAGTACCTGAACCCAGGCCTGGAGCCTGCGTTAACGACTCGAGAACACTGCCAGACGTCACCGTCAACTTCGTCAAGGCCCATCCCCTCATGGACGAGGCGGTTCAGCCCTTCTTCTCGCTTCCGGTTATCACCAAAGTTAGCTTCAAGTGAGTTCAATCTCGGTATTATAATCGCACTTTTTTCCATTCCTCCTCTCTGTGCAGACCCAATTATCGCTCCCTCGGTTCTTCCTGATTAGGAAAACGCTTTAACCATCTTAATATCTTTCCAGCTATAGGTTTACCAAAATCGCCGTCGATCCTCAGGTCAAAGCGCTCGACGGAAAGGCGTATGATCTTCTCTACATAGGAACAGGTAACTTTTAACAAACTGATTAATTCCCATTTCCAGGGTATCAAACACGACTTGATTTAATACCTTTTCACTTGTACCTCTTTCAGACGACGGCAGAGTCCTCAAGGCGTTGAACACTCAGGCTGTAAACACCCGTGACAAAGTGGCTCAAGTCATCATCAGTGACGTCCAAGTCCTGAAATACGGTACTTACTACTTATCAGTGATGAATTCATTTTACCGGAAATTGTTCAACaagcaaattatttttgttttaacttCCATCTTGCTTTTTCTCATGTTCAATGATAACCGAAACATATAGTTATGAGTAAAAAACGATGAAGATGATTTTCGTAGCTGTGGCCACCACTGTTGCTATACTTTCTTGTAACCATTGCAATAAATTCACGTCAAGGTCTTGgttaacttgaaaaaatttatcaggcTAATGATACTGTACCTACTACTAGTGGTAGTAGTAGTTGTAACCATAGTAATGatcatttttcgattttcgttcAACAGGTCAGCCGGTGAAGGACTTACGGGTCGTCCACTTAGCCGGGGAGGCGAGTAAATTGGTGGTAATTGCAGACTCAGAGATTCGAGCTGTTCCGCTTCACTACTGCGACACCTCGGCAGCAAATTCTTGCGCCTCATGCGTTGGTCTTCAGGATCCCCATTGCGCTTGGGACGCGACGACGAAGCTCTGCGTTGCCGTGCCGAACAAACTGCACGACAACGACGCGGGGAAAACACTTTTCCAGGACATCGCGACCGGAAAGCACAAGGAGTGTGGATACGATCAAGGTACGGATTTTTCGCAACGTGTGAAATACACCTTCGTTGTTGGTTCTTCGTGATTTTCTATTGGGTACtgtggtggtgatggtggtggtggtggtagaaTTGAAGAGGAGACGTAAAAAGactgtgtaaaaaattggaatttaaaaagaacaaggaaaaaattttttgcataatgCAGAAGtgttttacgcgttttttcatgcaTGTCTTCGGAATGTTAATTAACCGTTTCAGCGATTGTGAGAGTGAGTCCCGACTGCGCATCCGCGGCGTATAATAAAGAGCATTTTTAAGTCGTAGATGTCGAAAGGCgtcttttctgtactccgcgcatgcgcagtcgcgAACAAACCTGACGTACGCGactctaacctcaattttacgcttcgtgaaaaaacctGTAACGTACTCTTGTTATATAAACAGTCGTGTGTAACAAGAAGGCGACGGTCTTTTCACCACGCGCATTTGCAATATTCACCTACGAAATGGTCAATCTTATTTTATATCTTTGTTTCTTTGAATGAGAATTTTGCCGGTTGTttttcttggtttttttttatttttttctttttttttcttttcgcagTCGAGAATTGTATTACTGTTCGTTAAATAATCGATTTCACGTTTGTTGGATCGAATAATTTACAGACGTACGCAAATCTTGCACCCTATGCGTGTGTGATATTCATGTTTATCCGACTGCTGCATGTCTCGTTATATTAAGTATTCAGACTTATGATATGTTATTCTTGCTTATTATTTCACAGCTTATTCGTAAAGCCTTGCTCATCGTTAACAatgctttgaaaaatatatccatattttatttgtaatctATTGTCTTTCACATATCgccctaatttttttatccgtttCTAATGCTCGTTACTTCACCgtcgttataattattatttgtaccTCACACTGTACATTacagatatttaaaaaaaaaaacctgttttCTACCGTTTCTTTTTAATCCTTCtagtttaatttcttttcctttctcccATCGTTTGCGTGAGTTTTACAAATAGTTAACGCTGAGCATGCCAGGTAATGATCATTGTAAATTGTCACAAGCTAAAcactgttttaaattttttattcgatagtcaatcaatattatttagttataaaatgatgaataCATGAAACAGACCTTCGGAACggcattgaataaaaatacttaTTAACACCGTCTAGTAGTTTGCCTATATGTTGAgttattttattgttcattAATTTCTACCCAACGTGCtcctcaaactttttttttctgttatcaatttttactttcctcTCTCGAGGAAGAGGGGAATAAACAACGGGAACGGTATGGCAGATCTTCatcattattcttctttttcgttatttcacattattactgtaattattattcaggaggttgaaaaaaaaagcagaaaatagaaaaaaaaaaaaatgtgcagtAAGAGGATTATTTAtctttctgtaaattttttttttttattcatatataaatatatatgtgcacagcaaaaaattgtaaaaaattactgcAGTTACGTGGATCCTAAATATTGCTTCAGAGTTGGCGAAACCCGCGCAACCTGTGGTTCCGCCACGTGCCGGGTGCTGCGAGCAGCCCGACGAACGTGACAACGAAATAGTCATCGAGTTGGATCGAGAAAATCAGTACAGTCGTACTCAGCCCAGAGCCAATGAACCCCaaggtaaaaaaacaaaaaacaaaaaaaaatggaaatggtcaaagaaatcggaaaaataaaataaaataacgataaataacgtaaaaataatgagactaagaaaaaatgaaggaatTAGACGATGGCAGTATATGAAATAGAATTCATCAATGAGGAGCTGAGAATGCGAGCTGTGTGAGTCGTTTAAGCCATTGGTGAGTCATTTTGGTTTGACTGTAAACTCGACGCCTTAAAAACACTAATTACAAACCATTGTTTAGACGTAGAACAAAGCAAAACAGTGCAATTTTCCTGACACCAGAATTGCTAGTAATCTCAAATGCAAATTCCTTTCTCCTGAAAAATTGGGTCAAATTAGTTACTTACGCAACTCGCATTCTCAATCCCTTAATTATACCATTGatgcaaaaaaatgttgtacaaCAGCTTttacattattatcattatacgcATACAGTGTGAGTATATTATTCACACGTGATACGCTGTTGAGTGAAACGTGATAATTGTTCGAGCCAGTTCACCACCGCTAAATGTACACATTTATATACGCATACATTTCTGATatatgttctgatattgtgcCGTTTCctcttcgttttctctcgaCTCTTCATCGTTCACGGATGTAACGCTGCTCCATGTATAATACTAACGCAAGTCATTCGTTTTACAGTCGAGACTTTAACGTTTCGTGTGCAGTTTTGTATACCTATCTCCTCTCCTACCTTATTATACGTGCGAATTTTACCTACACCTTAAATGCTGATTGCACAAGGTTATAAGTGCAGCAATATACCAGCtctgttcaaattttattagcgATAGAGATTACGTTGTGGCAATAAACTTGCCTTTCGCGCCTCCTCCTGCCGCCAGGAACTTTTTATATACAACTCTTGACCGTGCGAATCGCGTGCGATGCAGGTTATGTATGCAAATTTCTTTAACGTTAtcttttttcgattcaattcaAGCAGGGGCTTTTCCCACTCCTCCATCACACTCTGGCacgaaattcattttaaataagggtgaaaattgaatcttAAAATCGCATTTCTATTggtttcataaaaaatgaattttccccAAAAATATGGACGAGGTTTGAACGTAGAAGTAacaaatatattgaaatatgaataaatttggaagTTTGAAGTTTCGTAATTTTCGTACAGTATACAGAGTGGATTTATAACTACTACAGGGTCCGTCGTTTGCTAAgatttaatgcgcatgcgctagaATGCGAAAACAACTGTTTGTCAGGGTGACCAACTGTCTAACTTGAAAGATATTGGTAGTTGTTAGCTTAGATCACAACTACCAGCatcaattatgaattttttttaggttagacAGTTGGTCGACCTGGGAAACAATTGCTCTCGCATtctagcgcatgcgcattaaacttCACCAGACGACAGACCATGCAGTCGTTGCTAATTCATTCTATA contains:
- the LOC124411793 gene encoding semaphorin-1A-like, which gives rise to MYTFAVFFLAVAIILAGTFAWPQESVSRIHIKHRDVVDQRFLGNESHVEHFKLLERTGTSMLIGARNTIYNISLHNLAEIPDQRVQWPSSDTHRDLCYLKGRSEDECQNYVRVFGRYSPDKFIACGTNAYNPQCMHFGFQNGVHVPDKDTVEGRGLCPYDPEHNSTAVFAGGQLYAATVADFSGGEPLIYRSPIRTERSDLNQLNGPNFVSSLAYDDYVFFFYRETAVEYMNCGKAVYPRVGRVCRHDKGGPHAFSDRWTSFLKARLNCSVPGDYPFYFNEIQSTSDVTEGIYAGEQTQLIYGVFTTPVNSIGGSAVCAFTMRSVLEVFQGAFKEQETINSNWLRVVPEKVPEPRPGACVNDSRTLPDVTVNFVKAHPLMDEAVQPFFSLPVITKVSFNYRFTKIAVDPQVKALDGKAYDLLYIGTDDGRVLKALNTQAVNTRDKVAQVIISDVQVLKYGQPVKDLRVVHLAGEASKLVVIADSEIRAVPLHYCDTSAANSCASCVGLQDPHCAWDATTKLCVAVPNKLHDNDAGKTLFQDIATGKHKECGYDQELAKPAQPVVPPRAGCCEQPDERDNEIVIELDRENQYSRTQPRANEPQGVIVTPVVYSAQTLTGALLGTCLFSLIAGFASGFWFSQRLRGSGYPDPPEQRQQLNRLTEGPESPGYNNKSINLVLNVPPKNPNGKNANSSAENKPMQKVKKTYI